A region from the Ptychodera flava strain L36383 chromosome 10, AS_Pfla_20210202, whole genome shotgun sequence genome encodes:
- the LOC139142317 gene encoding interferon-induced protein with tetratricopeptide repeats 3-like, translating to MANIKMATKEKISLGQAIKMDKNISQAKGNNQIHRDALIEDFSFQHELGGNVSATPYETILKTLPCYFNWDLEESCDEDVQVLVQCAHENLVSNTEMTLVPHKTMLGYLYVTQLRRMEDREPSTALSWFDQALSDNQLDTDRCSDNDGPRGDTLILLSNIAWVYFTSGRLDMVDKTLQKIKQKFANRISESQKAFMYGHKGICFAYFLKTTFEINIACFNRALSVFPCHTDWLFWSAFTLCFQKDRCYEKPFETDAKSVLHREEILYKHVLENDNNHCFAKAMLGNLFHNKGQYDNANSLISDALKLNRTLPIVAEFASIFYAALKNFKLSIKVLEQALEAWPNNTYLLRQIAYTYKEIYLLESAHDQEQNSNHLEMAIRYYDKAIKVANGHLPEAIINKAKVCKLMGNMVEAHRLYLLAINTNRDPYWKSVTYFEFGEFCEQHLEEHSDALKYYQLAIDQGTQYWCAKRAAHVISHLTLEKSTE from the exons ATGGCGAATATTAAAATGGCCACGAAGGAAAAGATTTCCCTTGGGCAGGCGattaaaatggataaaaatatcagCCAGGCGAAAGGGAACAATCAGATTCACCGAGATGCTCTAATTGAAG ATTTCTCATTCCAACATGAACTTGGGGGAAATGTCAGCGCTACTCCATATGAAACAATACTGAAAACATTACCCTGCTATTTTAATTGGGACTTGGAAGAGTCATGTGACGAAGATGTTCAG GTGCTGGTACAATGCGCACATGAGAATCTTGTGTCAAATACAGAAATGACTCTGGTACCGCATAAAACTATGCTTGGCTACCTTTATGTGACTCAACTCAGACGTATGGAAGACAGAGAGCCCTCTACAGCTTTATCATGGTTTGACCAAGCCCTCTCTGACAATCAGTTGGATACTGACAGGTGCAGTGATAACGACGGACCACGGGGGGACACGCTCATACTTCTTAGTAATATAGCTTGGGTTTATTTCACATCAGGCAGACTGGACATGGTAGACAAGACATTACAAAAGATAAAACAGAAATTTGCTAATAGAATCAGCGAGAGCCAAAAGGCGTTCATGTATGGTCACAAGGGAATCTGTTTTGCGTATTTTTTAAAGACGACATTTGAGATAAACATTGCTTGCTTTAATCGAGCATTGTCGGTGTTTCCATGCCATACTGATTGGTTATTTTGGTCTGCATTCACTTTGTGCTTTCAGAAGGACCGTTGCTATGAGAAACCCTTCGAAACAGATGCAAAATCTGTCTTACACAGAGAAGAAATTCTATACAAGCATGTCCTTGAGAATGACAACAATCATTGCTTTGCCAAGGCAATGCTCGGTAATTTGTTCCATAACAAGGGGCAGTACGACAATGCCAATTCGTTAATTAGTGatgcactcaaattgaatcgTACCTTGCCAATCGTTGCTGAGTTTGCAAGTATCTTTTATGCGGCACTAAAGAATTTTAAACTGTCAATAAAAGTATTAGAACAAGCTCTTGAAGCATGGCCAAACAACACATATTTGCTTCGTCAAATTGCATACACGTACAAAGAGATATACCTTCTTGAATCTGCGCATGATCAGGAGCAAAACTCAAACCATTTAGAAATGGCAATTCGATATTATGACAAGGCAATTAAAGTTGCAAATGGTCATTTACCAGAGGCAATAATTAATAAGGCGaaggtatgcaaattaatggGAAACATGGTCGAGGCTCATCGTCTTTATCTTCTTGCCATAAATACAAATCGTGATCCTTATTGGAAGTCCGTTACATATTTTGAATTCGGAGAATTTTGTGAGCAACATCTGGAAGAACACAGTGATGCTTTGAAATACTACCAGTTAGCTATAGACCAGGGTACTCAGTATTGGTGTGCTAAGAGGGCGGCACACGTAATCTCTCATTTAACTCTGGAAAAGTCAACTGAATAG